In a single window of the Neodiprion virginianus isolate iyNeoVirg1 chromosome 1, iyNeoVirg1.1, whole genome shotgun sequence genome:
- the LOC124310483 gene encoding homeobox protein Nkx-2.5-like, with product MLSSFTSATPFSVRDILNEDQQFCAMDCYPQQQQQQPQPQQHLPQDYYTYNIVPDNNWEVEKYKEQQGVISGYQNYHPEMNHVHQLSQVMPPYQETSVAEDGNVVTSSKTELRKSQSGKRSKRKPRVLFSQTQVYELEQRFKQQRYLSAPERELLAQTLKLTSTQVKIWFQNRRYKNKRARLEDAEKMQAQNMKNQSLKKIPVPVLIKDGKPNIQDAYSTPYWPNLRPEIGMGMQPAEFRSGDVRLSPEFRGNHQPDMRLDTSVSPEFRSDLNSELSGRSSLNSDVHRHISPEFRANLTPEVRPAMQCDGRLVKTECCVNLSSDGSPYSDHKIVGVEAKPMTNENRVVPEILGTDYNFSNYLGPPNYQMQYVNYMDQVPIEQNLQRLW from the exons ATGCTGTCGTCCTTCACTTCGGCAACCCCGTTTAGCGTCCGCGATATCCTGAACGAAGATCAGCAATTTTGTGCCATGGATTGCTATccacaacagcaacaacagcaaccTCAACCACAACAGCATCTCCCGCAAGATTACTACACGTATAACATAGTGCCGGATAACAACTGGGAGGTAGAAAAGTACAAAGAGCAACAAGGAGTAATTTCCGGCTACCAGAATTACCACCCCGAAATGAATCACGTTCACCAACTGAGTCAAGTCATGCCGCCGTATCAGGAGACCTCGGTTGCCGAGGATG GAAACGTGGTAACGTCCAGCAAAACTGAACTTCGAAAGAGTCAGTCCGGGAAAAGATCAAAGCGAAAGCCCCGAGTGTTATTCTCGCAG ACCCAGGTATACGAACTGGAACAACGCTTCAAGCAGCAAAGATACCTGAGCGCTCCGGAGCGAGAGTTACTGGCCCAGACATTGAAGCTGACGAGTACGCAGGTGAAAATTTGGTTCCAAAACCGGCGGTATAAGAACAAGCGGGCGCGACTCGAGGACGCGGAAAAGATGCAGGCACAGAACATGAAGAATCAGTCCCTGAAGAAGATCCCGGTACCGGTACTGATCAAGGACGGAAAACCGAACATCCAGGACGCGTACAGCACGCCTTACTGGCCGAACCTGCGGCCTGAAATCGGGATGGGAATGCAGCCGGCTGAATTCCGCTCCGGAGACGTCAGGCTGAGCCCGGAATTCAGGGGAAATCATCAACCCGACATGCGTCTCGACACGAGCGTCAGCCCGGAGTTCCGATCGGATCTGAATTCGGAACTCAGCGGACGGTCCAGCTTGAACTCCGATGTGCACAGACACATAAGTCCCGAGTTCAGGGCGAATTTAACGCCGGAAGTTCGCCCGGCGATGCAGTGCGACGGAAGATTGGTGAAGACCGAGTGTTGCGTGAATCTCTCCAGCGATGGTTCGCCCTATTCCGATCACAAGATCGTCGGCGTCGAGGCCAAGCCGATGACGAACGAAAACAGAGTAGTGCCGGAAATTTTGGGTACGGATTACAATTTCTCAAACTACTTGGGCCCGCCGAATTATCAGATGCAGTACGTAAACTACATGGACCAGGTTCCGATTGAACAGAACCTTCAGAGGCTGTGGTAG